One segment of Candidatus Manganitrophus noduliformans DNA contains the following:
- a CDS encoding cupin domain-containing protein, translated as MRKVNLKDIPDETWSSPRGKFGGASKEISIALGRKPSSTDLKERHPFDVELCRLPPGKIHSPYHSHSAQWEFYHVISGAGQVRHQEGMTPIEAGDAFLFEPGQPHQLINNGSEDLVLYVVADNPIGESCHYPDSGKWLVRSPEHRVIQPEGAEKLDYYAGEE; from the coding sequence ATGCGTAAGGTGAATCTGAAAGATATTCCTGATGAAACCTGGTCGTCGCCGAGAGGGAAGTTCGGCGGGGCGAGCAAAGAAATTTCGATCGCGTTGGGGCGCAAGCCATCATCTACGGATTTGAAGGAGCGGCATCCCTTCGATGTGGAGTTGTGCCGCCTTCCTCCTGGAAAGATCCACTCTCCTTATCACTCGCACAGCGCGCAGTGGGAATTTTATCATGTGATCTCCGGCGCGGGACAGGTCCGGCATCAGGAAGGGATGACTCCCATCGAAGCGGGCGACGCCTTTCTCTTCGAGCCGGGCCAGCCGCATCAGCTAATCAATAACGGTTCTGAGGATCTGGTTCTCTATGTTGTCGCGGACAACCCGATCGGCGAGTCATGCCACTATCCCGACAGCGGGAAGTGGCTGGTGCGCTCGCCGGAGCATAGGGTGATTCAGCCGGAGGGTGCTGAGAAGTTAGACTACTATGCTGGCGAGGAATGA
- a CDS encoding isopenicillin N synthase family oxygenase has protein sequence MEIPVVDIAGLVSGTEARHAVAEKIGRACRDFGFFYIVGHGVDEPLQQRLEAVSRQFFSQDLQTKLAIAMARGGRAWRGYFPVGGELTSGRPDLKEGIYFGAELPEDHPPVKAGTPLHGPNLFPSGWPEFKETVLDYMAAMTRVGHALMAGLSLSLGLEESYFADRYTADPLVLFRIFNYPAPSGSPEESGYGVGEHTDYGLLTILKQDLSGGLQVKIKSQWIDAPPIPNAFVCNIGDMLDRLTAGRYLSTPHRVWNPAGQDRLSFPFFFDPNFNAEVKPIETGVVNDNKEARWDRASVHAFRGTYGDYLLSKVSKVFPELRRKVL, from the coding sequence ATGGAAATTCCTGTCGTCGATATCGCCGGGTTGGTTTCCGGAACGGAAGCGCGTCATGCTGTCGCGGAGAAAATCGGCCGGGCGTGCCGCGACTTCGGCTTCTTTTACATCGTCGGTCATGGGGTAGACGAACCCCTGCAGCAGCGGCTGGAAGCGGTCAGCCGGCAGTTCTTTTCGCAGGATCTTCAGACAAAGCTTGCAATCGCCATGGCGCGGGGAGGCCGGGCCTGGCGGGGATACTTCCCCGTCGGCGGCGAGCTGACCTCCGGCCGGCCTGATCTCAAGGAGGGAATTTATTTCGGGGCCGAGCTTCCGGAGGACCATCCCCCGGTGAAGGCGGGCACCCCGCTGCACGGCCCCAACCTCTTTCCGTCCGGGTGGCCGGAATTTAAAGAGACCGTTCTCGACTATATGGCCGCCATGACGCGGGTTGGACATGCGTTGATGGCCGGCCTCTCCCTCAGCCTCGGTCTGGAGGAGTCGTACTTTGCCGACCGTTATACGGCCGATCCGCTGGTCCTGTTCCGCATCTTCAACTATCCCGCCCCTTCAGGCAGCCCCGAGGAATCCGGCTACGGGGTCGGCGAGCATACCGACTATGGATTGCTGACGATCCTCAAGCAAGATCTGTCGGGCGGCTTGCAGGTAAAAATAAAATCTCAATGGATCGACGCCCCGCCGATCCCCAATGCTTTTGTCTGCAATATCGGAGACATGCTCGACCGCCTGACGGCGGGGCGCTATTTGTCCACCCCGCATCGGGTGTGGAATCCGGCGGGACAGGACCGTTTGTCTTTTCCGTTCTTCTTCGACCCCAATTTTAATGCCGAAGTGAAGCCGATCGAAACGGGTGTGGTGAATGATAATAAAGAAGCGCGTTGGGACCGCGCCAGCGTCCACGCGTTTCGCGGCACCTATGGGGATTATCTCTTGAGCAAGGTGTCGAAGGTTTTTCCGGAGCTGCGCCGGAAGGTGCTTTAA
- a CDS encoding formate/nitrite transporter family protein yields the protein MSDEEEQPAPEIRDVDRAASGGPRAGWAIGDRFSWEEIHQRLLASADEEISSSVREMFFSGFTAGFAIALTFVAYAVGRVQFPENRFLAALLYPIGFLYIILGRYQLFTENTLPPVKLVMTRLASLPLLLRLWGVVLIANIAGAALGAYILAHTHVLSPDAIKAGATFAQQGFETGRWWDAFFKAVFAGWLVAGVVWINVAARDTISRLVIVYIVFYMVAVADLFHVITAAADLFFFVFLQAPGPGLISLVHRFWLPVLLGNTVGGVMLFAFSAYAQTEQRRYPEVRILTLRELLFSMKGGRPFKTPRPRPPWKKGS from the coding sequence TTGAGTGATGAGGAAGAGCAGCCCGCCCCTGAAATTCGCGACGTGGATCGGGCCGCGTCCGGGGGGCCGCGCGCCGGCTGGGCGATCGGCGATCGCTTCTCGTGGGAGGAGATCCACCAGCGGCTGCTGGCGAGTGCCGACGAGGAGATCTCCTCCAGCGTCCGGGAGATGTTTTTCAGCGGTTTCACCGCCGGGTTTGCGATTGCGCTGACCTTCGTCGCCTACGCGGTCGGCCGCGTGCAGTTTCCGGAGAACCGGTTCCTCGCCGCCCTGCTCTATCCGATCGGATTTCTCTATATCATCTTGGGCCGATACCAGCTCTTTACCGAGAACACGCTGCCTCCCGTGAAGCTAGTGATGACCCGATTGGCCAGCCTCCCGCTGCTGCTCCGCTTGTGGGGGGTCGTTCTGATCGCGAATATCGCCGGCGCCGCGCTCGGCGCGTACATTCTCGCCCACACGCACGTTCTCTCACCCGACGCGATAAAGGCCGGCGCCACCTTCGCTCAGCAGGGTTTCGAGACGGGAAGGTGGTGGGATGCCTTCTTCAAGGCCGTTTTCGCCGGCTGGCTCGTCGCCGGCGTGGTATGGATCAACGTCGCGGCGCGGGACACGATCTCACGCCTGGTGATCGTCTATATTGTCTTCTACATGGTTGCCGTCGCGGATCTCTTTCACGTGATCACCGCCGCCGCCGACCTCTTTTTCTTCGTCTTTCTTCAGGCGCCCGGTCCCGGACTCATCAGTTTGGTTCATCGGTTCTGGCTTCCGGTATTGCTCGGCAATACCGTCGGCGGCGTGATGCTGTTCGCATTCAGCGCCTATGCCCAGACCGAACAGCGGCGCTACCCCGAGGTGCGTATCCTCACCCTGCGGGAGCTGCTCTTCAGCATGAAGGGGGGGAGACCTTTTAAAACGCCGCGGCCGCGGCCTCCGTGGAAGAAAGGGTCGTAG
- a CDS encoding ATP-binding protein codes for MSNPLISFLTGLGSRRVVETVLPRRTLEEVVLPPQTRRTLEQALAQVRNHALIFGRWGLGERHTAGRGLVFSFAGPPGTGKTVCAEAIAHALGLKLLIVNYAEAESMWVGQTPKNIVATFQAAAEQNAVLFFDEADAIATRRSAGAPTPHSREMNLTVNVLLRELESFNGIVIFATNLAANFDPAFERRIRTHVLFEMPGVEERARIWELQIHPKKTPLAPDVDFRRLAERYELSGGDIKNAVIKAASGAAAEPGADLGKRIHQRHFESAAEAVRSARGIMQQSLFTEEEGAASDPVSAWLKMQARWQTTILVAIGLSGAALVAALVAVALVILH; via the coding sequence ATGAGTAATCCGCTGATTTCGTTTTTAACCGGTCTTGGGTCGCGGCGTGTCGTCGAGACCGTTCTTCCGAGGCGCACGTTGGAAGAAGTCGTCCTTCCGCCTCAAACCCGGCGCACGCTGGAGCAGGCGCTGGCCCAAGTTCGGAATCACGCCCTGATCTTCGGCCGCTGGGGCCTCGGCGAGCGCCATACGGCGGGACGCGGCTTGGTCTTCAGCTTTGCCGGGCCGCCCGGAACCGGAAAGACGGTCTGCGCCGAGGCGATCGCGCATGCGCTCGGCCTGAAGCTTCTGATCGTCAACTATGCCGAGGCGGAGTCGATGTGGGTCGGCCAGACGCCGAAAAATATCGTCGCGACCTTTCAGGCGGCGGCGGAGCAGAATGCCGTTCTTTTTTTCGACGAGGCCGATGCCATTGCGACCCGCCGCTCGGCCGGCGCCCCGACGCCCCATTCCCGCGAGATGAATTTGACGGTGAACGTGCTTCTTCGCGAGCTGGAGTCGTTCAACGGCATCGTGATCTTCGCGACCAACCTTGCGGCCAACTTCGACCCCGCTTTCGAGCGCCGCATCCGGACCCATGTGCTGTTTGAAATGCCGGGGGTGGAAGAGCGCGCGCGGATCTGGGAATTGCAGATTCATCCGAAGAAGACCCCGCTGGCGCCCGACGTCGATTTCCGCCGCCTCGCAGAACGTTATGAGCTGAGCGGCGGCGACATCAAGAATGCCGTTATTAAGGCGGCCTCCGGCGCGGCGGCCGAGCCGGGCGCGGACCTCGGCAAGCGGATCCATCAGCGCCATTTCGAATCGGCCGCGGAAGCGGTCCGCTCGGCCAGGGGGATCATGCAGCAATCGCTTTTTACCGAGGAGGAGGGCGCCGCCTCCGATCCGGTGAGCGCATGGCTCAAGATGCAGGCCCGCTGGCAGACGACGATTCTTGTGGCGATCGGTCTTTCCGGCGCCGCATTGGTGGCCGCGCTGGTGGCCGTCGCGTTGGTTATCCTGCATTAA
- a CDS encoding SGNH/GDSL hydrolase family protein translates to MKRFLNFCKNIALVTFPTMVGLLVLLELLARTALPVSDVPDTFFHPTLGNHFVPNQKGVITRGPGGVERSEYRINTSGWNSPYDYTTDKQDDVFRIAVIGDSYVEAFQVDYQRSFPYLAEAKLNAKADKPVFQTYSFGHSGANMVQYLHVFKEAIQYKPDMVIFNLVHNDLDEALYGYGRKDNWTLTKSGDQFVEVPPHPASNLNLKKAARNSALIRFMVLNLELPAKVNLLKQLLYGDVRQYEANVDTNSAVLSNDRLLNELLDHLLHEIQKLSVLHRIKVLVLIDGNRQAIYDNLDSKNTKTYQINRALLETCRTLSLHAVDLTDRLNEIWEKDHKKFNSETDYHWNQYGHEVVSDVVVEEILRQHPL, encoded by the coding sequence ATGAAACGGTTTCTAAACTTTTGCAAAAACATTGCGCTTGTCACCTTTCCGACAATGGTCGGTTTGCTCGTCTTGCTGGAATTGCTCGCACGAACGGCCCTGCCGGTGAGCGACGTTCCCGATACTTTTTTTCACCCGACCCTTGGGAATCATTTTGTACCCAATCAAAAAGGGGTCATTACCAGAGGACCCGGCGGGGTTGAAAGGTCGGAGTATCGGATCAACACCAGCGGGTGGAATTCTCCCTATGACTATACAACAGATAAACAAGACGACGTTTTTAGAATCGCCGTCATCGGGGATTCTTATGTCGAGGCGTTTCAAGTCGATTACCAACGGTCATTCCCATACCTGGCCGAAGCCAAATTAAATGCAAAAGCCGATAAGCCCGTTTTCCAGACCTACAGCTTCGGACATTCCGGCGCAAATATGGTCCAGTACCTTCATGTTTTCAAAGAAGCCATTCAATATAAACCGGACATGGTGATTTTTAATCTCGTTCACAACGATCTCGATGAAGCATTATACGGCTATGGCAGAAAAGATAATTGGACCCTTACGAAAAGCGGAGATCAATTCGTTGAAGTGCCGCCCCATCCTGCATCCAATCTGAACCTGAAAAAAGCGGCAAGAAACTCCGCTTTGATTCGATTTATGGTGCTCAATCTGGAATTGCCGGCGAAAGTAAATTTGCTCAAACAACTCTTATACGGCGATGTAAGACAGTATGAAGCGAATGTCGATACAAACTCCGCCGTCCTATCGAACGATCGGTTGCTGAATGAACTGCTCGACCACCTCCTTCACGAAATTCAAAAACTTTCCGTGCTGCATCGGATAAAAGTTCTCGTCCTGATCGACGGCAACAGGCAGGCGATCTATGACAATCTCGATTCTAAGAACACGAAAACATACCAAATTAATAGAGCGCTTTTAGAAACATGCAGGACGCTGTCCCTCCATGCGGTAGACCTCACCGACCGACTCAACGAGATTTGGGAAAAAGATCATAAAAAATTCAACTCCGAAACCGATTACCACTGGAATCAATACGGACACGAAGTCGTCAGCGATGTTGTCGTTGAGGAGATTCTAAGGCAACATCCGCTTTGA
- a CDS encoding ATP-dependent helicase, whose protein sequence is MKKYILREPPKQAALDSFRAAYQSSLNEQQFQVATAPDGPALVIAGAGSGKTRTLIYRLAWLVHCGVKPESILLLTFTRRAAQEMLKRAAELLDERCRRVSGGTFHSVAAAILRRYGKALGLSSSFTILDRSDAEDVIQLLRGELGLSEKGKRFPKKGTLSDLFSKVQNKLLTLDEAVEAEYYHFTDQIELIRSLFIRYQKYKTDRHLVDYDDLLVDLYALLSEHASIREALAEQYKHLLVDEYQDTNKIQGEIVRLLGRDGRVMAVGDDAQSIYSFRGADFQNILRFPQFFPGTQVYKLEENYRSTQAVLDLANTVIAESKQQYPKRLFTRKQGGMKPALVRAQEESEQSRFVAQKILELREEGIPLSEIAVLFRSSFHSFDLEIELARRNLPFEKRGGFKLVETAHVKDVMSHLRILANPSDAVSWNRLLLLIPGIGPRTSQKMIAKMLQEGREALRGFARGAQAEPIQRLLEMLTQAEGADSVTGRIERVMEYYLPLMKNKYDDHPKRTKDLEHLLLISERYRNLSRFLSDLALEPDASIVDVAPADADQEKLVLSTIHSAKGLEWRVVFILWALDGYFPSIYSFTHEAELEEERRLMYVAITRAKEQLYLSYPIRVFHRASHAVLTKPSRFIEPVPEEILEPWVLSEEG, encoded by the coding sequence ATGAAGAAGTATATCTTGAGGGAGCCACCGAAGCAGGCCGCGCTCGATTCCTTTCGGGCGGCCTACCAATCTTCCCTCAATGAACAGCAATTTCAAGTCGCCACCGCCCCCGACGGTCCCGCCTTGGTGATCGCCGGAGCGGGGAGCGGCAAGACCCGGACCTTGATTTACCGGCTCGCCTGGCTGGTCCACTGCGGGGTCAAACCGGAATCGATCCTCCTGCTGACCTTCACCCGCCGCGCCGCCCAGGAGATGCTCAAGCGGGCGGCGGAATTGCTGGATGAACGATGCCGGCGGGTCTCCGGGGGGACGTTCCATTCGGTCGCCGCCGCCATCCTCCGCAGATACGGCAAAGCGCTCGGTCTCTCTTCCTCGTTCACCATTCTCGACCGCTCCGACGCCGAGGATGTGATTCAGCTCCTCCGCGGCGAACTAGGATTGTCGGAGAAGGGGAAGCGCTTTCCGAAAAAGGGAACCCTCTCCGATCTCTTCAGCAAGGTGCAGAACAAACTGCTGACCCTCGATGAAGCCGTCGAAGCGGAGTATTACCACTTCACCGATCAGATCGAGCTGATCCGCTCCCTCTTTATACGTTACCAAAAATACAAGACCGACCGCCACCTGGTCGATTATGACGATCTTCTCGTCGATCTTTATGCGCTTCTTTCGGAGCACGCGTCGATCCGAGAAGCGCTGGCCGAGCAGTATAAACATCTCTTGGTCGATGAATATCAGGACACCAACAAGATCCAGGGGGAGATCGTCCGTCTTCTCGGCCGGGACGGCCGGGTGATGGCGGTGGGGGATGACGCCCAAAGCATCTACTCTTTTCGCGGGGCCGATTTCCAAAACATTCTTCGCTTCCCGCAGTTTTTTCCGGGAACACAAGTTTACAAGCTCGAGGAGAATTACCGGTCGACCCAGGCGGTCCTCGATCTGGCCAATACCGTGATCGCCGAGTCGAAGCAGCAATACCCGAAGCGCCTCTTTACCCGGAAGCAAGGGGGGATGAAGCCGGCGCTGGTGCGGGCCCAGGAAGAGTCGGAGCAGTCGCGGTTCGTCGCCCAGAAGATCTTGGAACTGCGGGAGGAAGGAATCCCCCTTTCCGAAATCGCCGTCCTTTTCAGATCGAGCTTCCATTCATTCGATCTGGAGATCGAGCTGGCCCGTCGCAATCTTCCCTTCGAGAAGCGGGGCGGTTTCAAGCTGGTGGAGACGGCGCATGTCAAAGATGTGATGAGCCATCTTCGCATCCTGGCGAATCCTTCCGACGCGGTCAGCTGGAACCGGCTTCTGCTGTTGATTCCGGGGATCGGGCCGCGGACGAGCCAAAAGATGATCGCGAAGATGCTACAGGAGGGGAGGGAGGCGCTGCGGGGGTTCGCGCGGGGCGCGCAGGCCGAACCGATCCAACGCCTGCTGGAGATGTTGACGCAGGCCGAAGGAGCCGATTCGGTGACCGGCCGGATCGAGCGGGTGATGGAATATTATCTCCCGCTGATGAAAAACAAATATGACGACCACCCCAAGCGGACGAAAGATCTGGAGCACCTGCTGCTCATTTCAGAGCGGTATCGGAATCTTTCCCGGTTTCTCTCGGACCTGGCCCTGGAGCCGGACGCGTCGATCGTCGACGTGGCGCCGGCCGACGCAGATCAAGAAAAGCTGGTCCTCTCCACGATCCACTCGGCCAAGGGGCTCGAATGGCGGGTGGTCTTCATTCTCTGGGCGCTCGACGGCTATTTCCCGTCGATCTACTCCTTCACCCATGAGGCGGAGCTGGAGGAGGAGCGCCGGCTGATGTATGTCGCCATCACCCGGGCCAAGGAGCAGCTTTATCTTTCTTACCCGATCCGGGTCTTTCATCGCGCCAGCCATGCCGTTCTCACGAAACCTTCCCGATTTATTGAACCGGTGCCGGAGGAGATTTTGGAGCCGTGGGTCTTGTCGGAGGAGGGGTAA
- a CDS encoding sigma 54-interacting transcriptional regulator — protein MQKILVIDDDPSNCELLSLHFQYQKYEVQTALTGREGLDKVKTFAPQIILLDNRLPDMTGLSVLKEIRSIDDNTFIIIMTAFIDMDTTIQAMKSGAFEYINKPINIDELNAVIGKIKGIIALKRSSLGPMSDEFSSMKIGNIIGKTPQMLQIFKTIAIASENNATVLIEGESGTGKELIARAIHYHANYNTPFLGINCSALVETLLESELFGHEKGAFTGAIQKKEGKFEMAEGGTLLLDEIGDMSIHLQAKLLRVLQEREFERVGGKEKIKANVRVIAATNKNLEELIKVGKFRKDLYYRLKVISIKVPPLRERMQDIPHLVQYLLNKISTNLHKNINGVSPKVMDVLMNYPWPGNIRELENVLTRAVVLTRGNVILEESLSLLPLTQQPASTQPRNIIASLSEIEKLHIQNILGHTGGHKGKACEILGISRPALDRKIKKYHLTEFFRKTFTVEY, from the coding sequence GTGCAAAAGATATTGGTGATCGACGACGATCCGTCCAACTGCGAGCTTTTGTCTCTCCACTTTCAGTATCAAAAATACGAGGTCCAAACCGCATTGACGGGACGCGAGGGTCTCGACAAGGTGAAGACGTTCGCTCCCCAAATCATCCTGCTCGACAACCGGCTCCCCGACATGACGGGACTGTCGGTCCTCAAAGAGATCCGCTCCATCGACGACAACACCTTCATCATTATCATGACCGCCTTTATCGATATGGACACGACGATCCAGGCGATGAAGTCGGGCGCGTTCGAATACATCAATAAGCCGATCAATATCGATGAGCTGAACGCCGTCATCGGAAAGATCAAGGGGATCATCGCCCTGAAACGGTCATCGCTCGGACCGATGTCGGACGAATTCTCCTCGATGAAAATCGGCAACATCATCGGAAAAACGCCGCAGATGCTCCAGATCTTCAAAACCATCGCCATCGCTTCGGAGAACAACGCGACCGTTCTGATCGAGGGGGAAAGCGGAACCGGAAAGGAGCTGATCGCCCGGGCCATCCACTATCATGCCAATTACAACACCCCCTTCCTCGGGATCAACTGCTCGGCGCTGGTCGAGACCCTTCTGGAAAGCGAGCTGTTCGGCCACGAAAAGGGAGCGTTCACCGGGGCGATCCAAAAGAAAGAGGGGAAGTTTGAAATGGCCGAGGGAGGGACCCTCCTTCTCGACGAAATCGGAGATATGTCGATTCACCTTCAAGCGAAATTGCTCCGGGTGCTTCAGGAGCGGGAGTTCGAGCGGGTCGGCGGGAAAGAGAAGATCAAGGCGAACGTGCGGGTGATTGCGGCGACCAACAAAAACCTGGAGGAGCTGATCAAGGTCGGAAAATTCAGGAAAGACCTCTATTATCGATTGAAGGTCATCAGCATCAAAGTTCCCCCCCTCCGGGAGCGGATGCAAGACATTCCGCACCTCGTTCAGTATCTTCTCAATAAGATCAGCACGAACCTCCATAAGAATATCAACGGCGTCTCCCCCAAGGTCATGGATGTCTTGATGAACTATCCCTGGCCCGGCAATATCCGGGAGCTCGAAAACGTCCTCACCCGGGCGGTCGTCCTCACCCGGGGCAACGTGATTCTGGAAGAGTCCCTCTCGCTTCTCCCCCTTACCCAGCAACCGGCCTCTACCCAGCCCCGAAATATCATCGCCTCTCTTTCCGAGATTGAAAAGCTGCATATCCAAAACATTCTTGGCCACACCGGGGGACACAAAGGAAAAGCCTGCGAGATTTTAGGAATATCAAGACCCGCCCTCGACCGAAAGATCAAGAAATATCATCTCACCGAATTCTTCCGAAAGACCTTCACCGTAGAATACTAA
- a CDS encoding Crp/Fnr family transcriptional regulator, producing MEKADLLPFIQSCDPYSVLSHHELETIHSKSKILVFEKGKSIYLPGHPSDQVYLVHSGSIRIATLMESGKEFTSSLYHVGETFGELSMAGEMARVEMAVAYERSVLISLKTDLLSEPLKQNPLFTLGIMRLIGTRRCESENRLLQFFYAPVHSRLAKVLIHFATKQAKSPAAPPSSIQLRLTHEILASLAGTTRETTTMILNRFQKLGIIHKSKGNIHIKDLQSLKTLSLSQSSPKEPKEPEKTLTLTHAA from the coding sequence ATGGAAAAGGCAGATTTGCTTCCGTTTATTCAGAGCTGTGACCCCTATTCAGTCCTATCCCATCATGAATTGGAAACAATTCATTCCAAGTCTAAGATCCTTGTTTTTGAGAAGGGTAAGTCTATCTACCTCCCGGGGCATCCGAGCGATCAGGTTTATCTGGTTCATTCCGGGTCGATTCGGATCGCAACCCTGATGGAGAGTGGAAAAGAATTTACCTCGTCCCTTTATCATGTCGGAGAGACCTTCGGCGAATTGAGCATGGCCGGGGAGATGGCGCGCGTTGAAATGGCCGTGGCCTACGAGAGATCGGTCTTAATCAGCCTCAAGACCGATCTGTTGTCCGAACCGCTGAAGCAGAATCCCCTCTTCACGCTCGGCATCATGCGGTTGATCGGAACGAGGAGATGTGAATCGGAGAACCGGCTGCTTCAATTCTTTTACGCGCCGGTTCATTCCCGGTTGGCCAAAGTGCTGATTCACTTCGCGACAAAACAGGCGAAATCTCCCGCCGCTCCTCCCTCTTCCATCCAGCTCCGACTGACTCATGAGATTCTGGCCAGCCTCGCGGGAACCACCCGGGAGACGACGACCATGATTCTCAACCGTTTCCAAAAATTGGGAATTATCCACAAGAGTAAAGGGAATATCCATATAAAGGATCTCCAATCATTGAAAACACTCAGCCTGAGCCAAAGTTCACCGAAAGAACCGAAAGAACCGGAAAAGACGCTGACCTTAACGCATGCCGCGTAA
- a CDS encoding sugar phosphate nucleotidyltransferase, whose amino-acid sequence MRDVNSEKGNLWAVVLAAGEGTRMNQFIRSSYGLCSPKQYIAFTGKRSMLQHTLDRVAQMIPPERTRIVVNPSHIKEIRSQLSSLPDRSLVFQPYNRETAPGALLPMTYILKEDPEARIAFFPSDHFIQEEDRFMRYVAAADQVVQRHPEQIALLGIEPEGPEVEYGWIAPGDPLPNADEMGARKVGRFLEKPDREAAVAFYESGYLWNTFVSVLKASTLLALTQRYLHGIWQRFERIRGAIGTVHELSTIEREYRTMESATLSRGIFERCPDQIAVLEVKGVFWSDWGSSHRVLQTLQKIGKTPFQEAKEAGREEIPYAVAESKAV is encoded by the coding sequence ATGCGTGATGTAAATTCTGAGAAGGGAAATTTATGGGCGGTCGTATTGGCGGCGGGAGAAGGGACGCGGATGAACCAGTTCATTCGGTCTTCGTACGGGCTCTGCTCGCCGAAGCAGTATATCGCGTTTACCGGAAAGCGCTCCATGCTCCAGCATACGCTGGATCGGGTGGCGCAGATGATCCCCCCCGAGCGCACCCGTATCGTGGTCAACCCGAGCCACATCAAGGAGATCCGCTCTCAACTGTCGAGCCTGCCGGACCGTTCCCTGGTTTTTCAGCCCTACAACCGTGAAACCGCCCCCGGCGCGCTGCTGCCGATGACCTATATCCTCAAAGAAGACCCGGAAGCCCGGATCGCCTTCTTCCCCTCCGATCATTTTATCCAGGAGGAAGATCGTTTTATGCGCTACGTGGCCGCCGCCGATCAGGTCGTGCAGCGCCACCCGGAGCAGATCGCGCTGCTCGGCATCGAGCCCGAAGGCCCCGAGGTGGAGTACGGCTGGATCGCTCCGGGCGATCCGCTGCCGAACGCCGACGAAATGGGCGCCCGGAAGGTCGGCCGTTTTCTGGAAAAACCGGACCGAGAAGCCGCCGTGGCCTTCTATGAAAGCGGCTACCTCTGGAACACCTTCGTCTCGGTGCTCAAAGCCTCCACCCTGCTGGCCCTCACCCAGCGGTACCTGCACGGCATCTGGCAGCGCTTCGAGCGGATCAGGGGGGCGATCGGAACGGTCCATGAGCTTTCGACCATCGAGCGGGAATACCGCACGATGGAGTCGGCGACCCTCTCGCGCGGAATCTTCGAGCGCTGTCCCGATCAGATCGCCGTATTGGAAGTGAAGGGGGTCTTTTGGAGCGACTGGGGGAGCAGCCATCGGGTCCTCCAAACGCTTCAGAAGATCGGCAAGACCCCCTTTCAGGAAGCGAAAGAGGCCGGACGGGAGGAGATCCCCTACGCCGTGGCCGAAAGCAAAGCGGTTTAG
- a CDS encoding response regulator, with product MMKKKILVVSQENYIGELLRAELMEEGYEASLADSSEKAFSKYRQDFPDIVLIDTVLSDIDSADVLRCFREGNASPPVVIWSAYDTGGDENLWWVSEAYIMNTASFFKIKKKIKELCPCR from the coding sequence ATGATGAAGAAGAAGATCCTGGTCGTCAGCCAAGAGAACTATATCGGAGAGTTGCTTCGAGCCGAATTGATGGAAGAGGGATACGAGGCCTCCCTCGCCGATAGCAGCGAAAAAGCGTTCTCTAAATATCGGCAAGACTTCCCGGACATCGTGTTGATCGATACGGTTTTGTCGGACATCGACAGCGCCGATGTCTTGCGCTGCTTCCGTGAAGGAAACGCCTCCCCGCCGGTCGTGATCTGGTCCGCCTACGACACCGGCGGCGATGAAAACCTCTGGTGGGTCTCGGAGGCTTATATCATGAACACCGCCAGCTTCTTCAAGATCAAAAAGAAGATCAAAGAGCTCTGCCCGTGCCGTTAG